The following coding sequences lie in one Musa acuminata AAA Group cultivar baxijiao chromosome BXJ3-1, Cavendish_Baxijiao_AAA, whole genome shotgun sequence genomic window:
- the LOC135629535 gene encoding uncharacterized protein LOC135629535, with the protein MAFRSVFDGGALRTEFESAGISPHFVPLIWKYVLHNPACDLSDVPSLPSAAYPLLSSKFRPLTSFLSSALDSNDRLTTKLLIRLQNGNSVEAVIMRYDTRQGKYDGKPRSGGPRSTLCVSSQVGCKMGCKFCATGTMGFKNNLSSGEIVEQLVHASRITHIRNVVFMGMGEPLNNYAALVEAIQIMTGFPFQLSPKKITVSTVGIIHAINKLPIDLPTVNLAVSLHAPDQDIRCQIMPAARAFPLGKLMDALQTYQKNTQQKVFVEYIMLDGVNDHEQHAHQLGKLLVTFKVVVNLIPFNPIGNSSCFRTSSEENVRTFQKVLRGVYNIRTTIRQEMGQDISGACGQLVVNLAEQRSAGGASILKDIEDLHI; encoded by the exons ATGGCGTTCCGATCCGTGTTCGACGGCGGAGCCCTGCGGACCGAATTCGAGAGCGCCGGCATCAGCCCCCACTTCGTCCCCCTCATCTGGAA GTACGTCCTCCACAACCCGGCCTGCGATCTAAGCGACGTGCCCTCGCTTCCTTCGGCGGCGTACCCTCTACTCAGCTCCAAGTTCCGGCCACTCACCTCCTTTCTCTCCTCCGCCCTCGACTCCAACGACCGACTCACAACCAAGCTCCTCATCCGTCTACAG AATGGCAACTCTGTGGAGGCTGTAATTATGAGATATGACACACGACAAGGAAAATATGATGGAAAACCTCGTTCTGGGGGTCCTAGATCAACCTTGTGTGTCTCATCCCAG GTGGGCTGCAAAATGGGTTGTAAATTCTGTGCTACTGGGACAATGGGTTTTAAGAACAATCTTTCATCAGGAGAGATTGTGGAACAATTGGTGCATGCATCTCGCATCACACATATACGGAATGTTGTTTTCATG GGCATGGGGGAACCATTAAACAACTATGCAGCTTTAGTGGAAGCTATCCAGATCATGACAGGATTTCCATTTCAGCTATCACCTAAAAAAATTACTGTATCAACT GTTGGGATAATTCATGCCATCAACAAGCTGCCTATTGACCTTCCAACTGTGAATCTAGCTGTGTCATTGCATGCACCAGATCAGGATATTCGTTGCCAGATAATGCCAGCAGCACGAGCTTTTCCTTTGGGAAAACTTATGGATGCATTACAGACCTATCAAAAGAACAC TCAGCAGAAAGTCTTTGTAGAGTACATCATGCTTGATGGGGTCAATGATCACGAGCAGCATGCTCACCAACTGGGCAAATTACTAGTAACATTTAAAGTG GTGGTAAACTTGATACCTTTCAATCCGATTGGTAATTCGAGTTGTTTCAGGACTAGCAGTGAAGAGAATGTGAGAACATTCCAAAAAGTTCTTAGAGGTGTATACAATATCCGGACAACAATTCGTCAAGAGATGGGCCAAGACATCAGTGGTGCCTGTGGGCAGCTGGTGGTGAATCTTGCAGAACAAAGATCAGCTGGTGGTGCAAGTATCTTGAAGGACATCGAGGATCTCCATATCTGA